Proteins from a genomic interval of Cognatishimia sp. WU-CL00825:
- a CDS encoding 8-oxoguanine deaminase, producing the protein MIVRSGEILIKNAQTVLTMDDERSELTGSDVLIRDGVIADVGPGLVTTGEVVSAESCVVTPGLVNTHHHLFQTLTRAVPKAQDALLFGWLKTLYPIWAKFGPEEIYSSAQIGLAELALSGCSLSSDHLYLFPNGARLDDTIAAAQDIGLRFHPTRGAMSIGESAGGLPPDALVEDENTILQDSVRVIDAFHDAREGAMVRVGIAPCSPFSVTRDLMREAAILARDKRVMLHTHLAENDEDVAYSIEKFGCKPGQYAEDLGWVGQDVWHAHCVKLDGQDIDLFAKTKTGVAHCPCSNCRLGSGIAPVRSMRDAGVRVGLGVDGSASNDTSNLMAEARQAMMLQRVSLGADAMSAREALEVATRGGAEVLGRSDCGQIAVGKRADIALWDVSGIESAGSWDPAALVLAGPQKVRDLFVEGRQVVKQGCLLTVNLPLALERQTKLVGALLESV; encoded by the coding sequence GTGATTGTGCGAAGTGGTGAAATCTTAATCAAAAATGCGCAAACTGTTCTGACAATGGACGATGAACGGTCAGAGTTGACCGGATCTGACGTCTTGATTCGGGATGGCGTTATTGCTGATGTTGGTCCGGGGCTTGTGACCACGGGAGAAGTGGTTTCGGCAGAAAGTTGCGTGGTGACTCCCGGTTTGGTGAACACGCATCACCACCTTTTTCAGACTTTGACGCGGGCCGTCCCCAAGGCGCAAGACGCGCTGCTTTTTGGTTGGCTAAAGACGCTCTATCCGATTTGGGCAAAGTTTGGTCCCGAAGAAATCTATTCGTCCGCCCAAATTGGTCTGGCTGAACTTGCATTGTCCGGGTGCAGTCTGAGTTCTGATCACCTTTATCTGTTTCCAAATGGCGCGCGATTAGATGACACGATTGCGGCCGCTCAGGACATAGGGTTGCGGTTTCATCCCACACGCGGTGCGATGAGCATTGGGGAAAGTGCAGGAGGGTTGCCACCGGATGCGCTGGTGGAGGATGAAAATACAATCTTGCAAGATTCAGTGCGGGTGATTGACGCCTTTCACGATGCGCGCGAGGGCGCGATGGTCAGGGTTGGGATCGCCCCATGTTCGCCGTTTTCCGTGACCCGAGATCTGATGCGCGAAGCGGCGATATTGGCGCGTGATAAGCGGGTGATGCTGCACACGCATCTGGCGGAAAACGACGAAGATGTGGCTTATTCTATAGAGAAATTTGGCTGTAAACCCGGACAATATGCAGAAGATTTGGGCTGGGTGGGACAAGACGTTTGGCATGCACATTGCGTTAAGTTAGATGGGCAAGATATTGATTTATTTGCCAAAACAAAAACCGGGGTGGCGCATTGTCCTTGTTCGAATTGTCGACTTGGATCAGGCATTGCGCCCGTACGTTCCATGCGAGATGCGGGCGTTCGCGTTGGCCTAGGCGTAGATGGATCTGCCAGCAATGACACCTCGAATTTGATGGCCGAAGCACGGCAAGCCATGATGTTGCAGCGCGTGTCATTGGGGGCTGATGCGATGAGCGCCCGAGAGGCATTGGAGGTGGCAACCCGTGGCGGGGCCGAGGTTCTGGGGCGCAGCGATTGTGGTCAGATCGCGGTGGGCAAACGGGCTGATATTGCGCTTTGGGATGTCAGCGGCATCGAAAGCGCGGGCAGCTGGGACCCGGCCGCCTTGGTATTGGCGGGGCCACAAAAAGTGCGGGATCTGTTTGTCGAAGGCCGGCAGGTTGTAAAACAAGGTTGCCTTTTAACTGTCAATCTTCCGTTAGCACTTGAACGTCAGACTAAGCTGGTGGGGGCCTTGTTGGAGTCGGTGTAA
- the hisN gene encoding histidinol-phosphatase, producing the protein MTKEDINGSELLLVANEMADAARSAILPFFRQQGLVADNKLEAGFDPVTEADRAAELAMREVLAIKRPDDAVFGEEFGHSDGRTGLTWVLDPIDGTRGFISGTPTWGVLIAVSDDTGPLLGIIDQPYIKERFIGGFGVAEVVGPHGTRPLKARAETALDEAILFTTFPEVGSDVEARAFQAVAKKVKLTRYGTDCYAYALVACGQVDLVIEAQLNAYDIQGPIGVVEAAGGIVTDWQGNPAPNGGRIIAAANARVHAEALQILSQFA; encoded by the coding sequence ATGACTAAAGAAGATATCAACGGATCAGAGCTGCTTTTGGTAGCGAATGAAATGGCCGATGCTGCACGCTCGGCCATTTTGCCGTTTTTCCGACAGCAAGGCCTGGTGGCTGACAACAAGCTTGAAGCGGGGTTTGATCCGGTCACCGAAGCGGACAGGGCTGCCGAGCTGGCGATGCGTGAAGTTCTGGCCATAAAACGCCCGGATGACGCGGTTTTTGGCGAGGAATTTGGACATAGCGACGGCCGCACCGGGCTGACTTGGGTGCTAGACCCGATCGACGGCACGCGTGGATTTATCAGTGGAACACCCACTTGGGGTGTGCTGATTGCGGTGTCTGATGACACGGGCCCTTTGCTTGGCATCATTGATCAACCCTATATTAAAGAACGTTTTATTGGTGGTTTTGGGGTTGCCGAGGTGGTGGGACCCCATGGCACGAGACCGCTGAAAGCGCGGGCAGAAACTGCCTTGGACGAGGCGATCCTGTTCACCACATTTCCCGAAGTGGGGAGTGACGTGGAGGCCAGAGCCTTTCAAGCCGTTGCCAAAAAAGTCAAACTGACGCGGTATGGCACCGATTGTTATGCCTATGCGCTAGTCGCCTGCGGGCAGGTGGATTTGGTGATTGAGGCGCAGTTGAATGCCTATGACATTCAGGGGCCAATTGGTGTTGTCGAGGCGGCTGGGGGCATTGTGACAGACTGGCAGGGCAATCCTGCACCAAATGGTGGCCGGATTATTGCAGCTGCAAATGCACGGGTGCATGCCGAAGCGTTGCAGATTCTAAGTCAATTTGCATAG
- a CDS encoding helix-turn-helix transcriptional regulator — MTHPVDVHVGKRIRHRRWLVGMTQQQLAEQVGIKFQQIQKYETGANRVSASRLWDIAEALEVPVSFFFEGIGESNTESTSSFPADLMGDKEALDLVRSYYAIPENQRRRLFELARVLSNVA, encoded by the coding sequence ATGACGCACCCCGTGGACGTCCATGTTGGTAAGCGTATCAGACACCGTCGTTGGTTGGTGGGCATGACCCAACAGCAGCTGGCGGAACAAGTCGGTATTAAATTCCAACAAATTCAAAAATACGAAACTGGTGCAAATCGCGTGAGCGCGTCCCGGCTTTGGGATATCGCAGAAGCGCTGGAAGTGCCGGTTAGTTTCTTCTTTGAAGGTATTGGTGAAAGCAACACAGAATCGACCTCTTCGTTTCCTGCCGATTTGATGGGCGACAAAGAAGCGTTGGATCTGGTGCGTTCTTATTATGCGATTCCTGAAAATCAACGCCGCCGCTTGTTTGAATTAGCGCGCGTTTTGAGCAACGTTGCTTGA
- a CDS encoding NADPH:quinone oxidoreductase family protein, translating to MRAFQVQSFDTPARLSDLPIPAPAKGQVRLKIHACGLNFADLLMQTGRYQDTPQVPFTAGMEVAGVVDALGPDTEGPAIGTRVAAFGGQGGLAEYGVFDVERAVPLPASMSFEQAAAFQIASGTSHVALSYRADLQPNETLLVLGAAGGVGLTAVEIGKLMGARVIACARGQDKLAIAKNAGADHLIDATQDDLRTAVKNLGGADVVYDPVGGDQWKAAFRACNPDARLLPIGFASGEVPQIPANHMLVKNLTVMGVYWGGYLKYKPHVVTDSMAHLFAWFTQGKLSPHISHVLPLDQTAEAMSLLKARKSTGKIVITLP from the coding sequence ATGCGCGCTTTCCAAGTCCAGTCCTTTGACACGCCAGCGCGGCTGAGTGACCTGCCGATCCCCGCACCTGCCAAAGGTCAGGTGCGGCTCAAGATCCATGCCTGTGGCTTAAACTTCGCAGATCTTTTGATGCAAACCGGGCGTTATCAAGACACGCCGCAAGTGCCCTTTACGGCCGGCATGGAAGTGGCGGGCGTTGTGGATGCGCTTGGCCCAGACACCGAAGGCCCGGCAATTGGCACGCGGGTTGCCGCCTTTGGCGGACAAGGTGGGCTGGCAGAATACGGTGTGTTTGACGTGGAACGCGCTGTGCCCCTGCCCGCGAGCATGAGCTTTGAACAAGCCGCAGCCTTTCAAATCGCTTCTGGCACCAGCCATGTGGCCCTGTCCTATCGCGCAGACTTGCAGCCCAATGAAACACTACTGGTGCTGGGGGCCGCTGGGGGGGTTGGCTTAACCGCAGTTGAAATTGGCAAACTCATGGGGGCCAGGGTCATCGCTTGCGCGCGCGGCCAAGACAAGCTGGCCATTGCCAAAAACGCCGGTGCTGATCACCTGATTGATGCCACACAGGACGATCTGCGCACCGCAGTCAAAAATCTTGGTGGGGCCGATGTTGTTTATGACCCCGTTGGCGGCGACCAGTGGAAAGCGGCCTTTCGCGCCTGCAACCCAGACGCCCGTTTGCTGCCCATCGGCTTTGCCAGCGGCGAGGTTCCGCAAATCCCCGCCAATCACATGCTGGTCAAAAACCTGACAGTAATGGGCGTCTATTGGGGCGGTTATCTAAAATACAAACCGCACGTGGTGACCGACAGCATGGCCCACCTGTTTGCCTGGTTCACACAGGGCAAACTCAGCCCGCATATCAGCCATGTTTTACCGCTAGACCAAACCGCAGAGGCCATGAGCTTGCTCAAGGCGCGCAAATCCACGGGAAAAATTGTGATCACCCTGCCCTAA
- a CDS encoding LysR family transcriptional regulator, with product MRNLDVTTLRSFMAVADMGGVTKAAGFLNLTQSAVSMQLKRLEELLDVSLLDRTGRTIALTAEGEQLLGFARRIVSLNDEAVRRLTHDDFEGSISMGVPHDIVYPAIPQVLQKFNAAYPRVKVDLHFSYTQALKEQHSKGAFDLILTTEATATPESEELCATPLVWVGAQGGATWRRRPLRFASCRRCLFRSGTLAGLDSEGIEWEPALDSTSDRAVEATVSADLAVMTMLEGTEPPHLEVINHAGVLPDLGTYYVNMYGADASKGEAIQALADMLRLSFLQMQPHRDGRFIHPRLSTVG from the coding sequence ATGAGAAATCTGGACGTGACCACATTGCGCAGCTTTATGGCTGTTGCGGATATGGGTGGGGTGACCAAGGCCGCTGGGTTTTTGAATCTGACCCAATCTGCGGTTTCAATGCAGCTGAAGCGCTTGGAAGAGTTGTTGGATGTGTCTTTGCTGGATCGCACAGGGCGGACAATCGCGCTGACAGCGGAGGGCGAACAGTTGCTGGGCTTTGCCCGTCGCATTGTGTCTTTGAATGACGAGGCTGTGCGGCGACTGACCCATGATGATTTTGAAGGCTCGATCAGCATGGGGGTGCCGCATGATATTGTGTATCCGGCCATTCCTCAGGTTTTGCAAAAATTCAACGCAGCTTATCCGCGGGTCAAAGTGGATTTGCACTTTAGTTATACTCAGGCATTGAAAGAACAGCACAGCAAGGGGGCGTTTGATTTGATTTTGACCACCGAAGCGACGGCCACACCCGAGTCAGAAGAGCTGTGCGCAACGCCCTTGGTCTGGGTTGGTGCCCAAGGGGGCGCAACATGGCGGCGGCGTCCGTTGCGTTTTGCTTCTTGTCGCAGGTGTCTTTTCCGGTCTGGGACTTTGGCGGGGCTGGATTCCGAGGGGATCGAGTGGGAACCTGCGCTTGATTCGACATCTGATCGGGCCGTCGAAGCCACCGTCAGCGCTGATTTGGCAGTGATGACCATGCTGGAAGGCACTGAGCCACCGCATCTGGAGGTGATCAACCACGCCGGAGTTTTACCCGACCTCGGTACTTATTACGTCAATATGTACGGGGCGGATGCCTCTAAGGGCGAAGCGATACAGGCGTTGGCAGATATGTTGCGCCTGTCCTTTTTGCAGATGCAACCGCATCGCGATGGCCGGTTTATACACCCGCGCCTCAGCACGGTTGGCTAA
- a CDS encoding DUF1127 domain-containing protein — protein sequence MTYLHSFGRFAGLSLKKGHSLFDLIALRRERNKLAALDARALDDIGLTADQARTEASRPSWDVPQHWYK from the coding sequence ATGACATACCTACACTCTTTCGGTCGCTTTGCAGGCCTCTCTTTGAAAAAAGGCCACAGCCTCTTTGACCTGATCGCCCTGCGCCGCGAGCGCAATAAGCTTGCGGCACTGGATGCCAGAGCGCTTGACGATATTGGCCTAACCGCCGACCAAGCCCGCACCGAAGCCAGCCGCCCAAGCTGGGATGTGCCACAACATTGGTATAAATGA
- a CDS encoding Bax inhibitor-1/YccA family protein: MAEFDTIRGVAGARAADIDAGLRAHMNKVYSTMSAGMLITFAAAWAIATLAVTSDPSQAVAQIGTGKYLTSLGGAIYTSPLKWVIMFAPLAFIFFGFGAAMKRLSASGVQLAFFAFATLMGLSISSIFLVYTGFSIIQVFLVTAIAFAGLSLYGYSTKKDISGWGSFLIMGVIGLIVASIVNIFIGSSAIEFGISILGVLIFAGLTAYDTQNIKNTYLQHAHAGDSEWLGKAAIMGALSLYLDFINMFMMLLSLLGNRE, translated from the coding sequence ATGGCTGAATTTGACACAATCCGCGGCGTCGCAGGTGCACGCGCAGCAGATATTGATGCGGGCCTACGCGCCCATATGAACAAAGTGTACAGCACCATGTCCGCGGGCATGTTGATTACATTTGCTGCCGCTTGGGCGATTGCCACATTGGCCGTAACCAGCGACCCGTCTCAGGCGGTTGCGCAAATTGGCACTGGCAAGTACCTGACATCTTTGGGTGGCGCGATTTACACGTCTCCCCTTAAGTGGGTGATCATGTTTGCTCCGCTGGCCTTTATCTTCTTTGGCTTTGGCGCAGCAATGAAGCGCCTGTCAGCCTCTGGTGTGCAACTGGCGTTCTTTGCCTTTGCGACCCTTATGGGTCTGTCGATCAGCTCGATCTTCCTCGTTTACACCGGCTTTTCGATCATCCAGGTGTTCTTGGTCACCGCCATCGCCTTTGCTGGCCTGTCGCTTTACGGCTACAGCACCAAAAAAGACATCTCAGGTTGGGGCTCTTTCCTGATCATGGGTGTGATTGGCCTGATCGTGGCATCTATCGTCAACATCTTCATTGGCTCTTCTGCCATTGAATTCGGGATTTCGATCCTAGGTGTCCTGATCTTTGCGGGTCTCACAGCCTATGACACGCAGAACATCAAAAACACCTATTTGCAGCACGCGCATGCGGGTGACAGCGAATGGCTGGGCAAAGCCGCCATCATGGGGGCCCTCAGCCTGTACCTGGACTTCATCAACATGTTCATGATGTTGCTCAGCCTGCTTGGCAATCGCGAATAA
- a CDS encoding GNAT family N-acetyltransferase translates to MNSQITIRPALPADADSISAMMQLSYGQLLAPDYNPRILAKALPRISTARPELLTSGTYFLAQETDTGRVVGAGGWTDVSPTRGLAARGEGHMRHVAVAPSALRLGIGRALAKASFQSARAQGVRALRCMSTLTAQSFYQAMGFSYVQEIELALEPGLFFPAVEMRRTLS, encoded by the coding sequence ATGAATTCACAAATCACGATCCGCCCCGCGTTGCCCGCTGATGCTGACAGCATCTCGGCGATGATGCAGCTGTCTTATGGTCAATTATTGGCCCCTGACTATAATCCACGCATTTTGGCCAAAGCCTTGCCGCGTATTTCAACCGCACGTCCTGAATTGCTGACGTCAGGCACATATTTTCTGGCGCAAGAGACTGACACAGGCCGTGTTGTCGGGGCTGGGGGCTGGACGGATGTCAGCCCAACACGTGGCTTGGCTGCACGCGGAGAGGGGCACATGCGGCATGTGGCCGTGGCCCCCAGCGCATTGCGTCTTGGGATTGGGCGGGCGTTGGCGAAAGCGTCGTTTCAGTCGGCGCGGGCACAGGGCGTGCGGGCGTTGCGCTGCATGAGCACTTTGACGGCGCAAAGCTTTTATCAGGCGATGGGCTTTTCTTATGTGCAGGAAATTGAGCTTGCGCTTGAACCCGGTCTATTCTTCCCGGCCGTTGAAATGCGGCGCACGCTCAGCTAG
- the rpmG gene encoding 50S ribosomal protein L33 — MAKPTTIKIRLNSTAGTGHFYVTKKNARTMTEKMVVRKYDPVLRKHVEYKEGKIK, encoded by the coding sequence ATGGCGAAGCCGACCACAATTAAGATCCGCCTGAACTCGACCGCGGGCACTGGCCATTTCTACGTGACCAAAAAGAATGCACGCACAATGACCGAAAAAATGGTCGTCCGTAAGTACGACCCGGTGTTGCGGAAGCATGTTGAGTACAAAGAAGGCAAGATCAAGTAA
- a CDS encoding SRPBCC domain-containing protein, with protein MSVLLTAGKIGVVALAGLYAAGLMVGPSISTQVEISAPVDAVWRTLTQGDAYPEWNPFVKHLSGDLVVGSHLDVLIQPEGGKAMRFRPEVLAADQNSELRWVGKLGFRGVFDGEHYFLLEETPEGTTVLRHGETFRGLLAYPLLALIRQDTLDGFVRMNQALKQRAERMV; from the coding sequence ATGTCAGTTCTATTGACTGCGGGAAAAATTGGGGTGGTGGCGCTTGCGGGACTTTATGCAGCAGGGCTGATGGTTGGTCCTTCGATCAGCACTCAAGTCGAAATATCGGCACCGGTTGACGCGGTTTGGCGCACGTTGACCCAAGGCGATGCTTATCCCGAGTGGAATCCTTTTGTGAAACATCTGTCGGGTGATCTGGTGGTCGGGTCACATTTGGATGTACTCATTCAACCCGAAGGCGGCAAAGCAATGCGGTTTAGACCTGAGGTACTGGCCGCTGATCAGAATTCTGAATTGCGCTGGGTTGGCAAGTTGGGTTTTCGCGGGGTCTTTGATGGCGAACATTATTTTCTGCTTGAGGAAACACCAGAGGGCACGACGGTTTTGCGCCATGGTGAGACATTCAGGGGGCTCTTAGCCTATCCGTTGCTCGCGCTCATTCGTCAGGACACGCTGGATGGATTTGTTCGCATGAATCAGGCGTTGAAACAGCGTGCCGAGCGAATGGTTTGA
- a CDS encoding LysR family transcriptional regulator, which translates to MPYSLDHIRTFQAVVKHGSLLAASKQLALTQPTVGRHIDLLEDALGIQLFTRGRAGMRLTEKGADLVGVANEISGSALEFERVAAGLEEQISGSVRLSTNQIFGTLLLPGLVAAFMQTHSEIDLEIVVTNAVSNLLQRDADIAIRMFRPTQNDLIARKVTDLPMGLYAHKNYLDRNDAPQTLAALKQHVLIGQDRSPTLIAAFHSAGIDLTRGDFNFRCDDDVAALHAVRAGIGIGPLHTGMAARWPDLVRILPQLDIPPLQLWLACHADVRHNKRIRLVMDFLAQKLSSPYANCSI; encoded by the coding sequence ATGCCATATTCGCTTGATCATATCCGCACGTTCCAAGCTGTTGTGAAACACGGCTCGCTTCTTGCAGCTTCCAAACAGCTCGCGCTCACCCAACCAACTGTGGGCCGCCATATCGACCTGCTGGAAGACGCACTTGGCATTCAGCTATTTACGAGAGGTCGCGCGGGCATGCGTCTCACAGAGAAGGGGGCGGACCTTGTCGGAGTCGCCAATGAAATTTCAGGCAGCGCATTGGAATTTGAGCGCGTCGCAGCGGGGCTAGAAGAACAAATATCTGGGTCCGTACGGCTATCCACAAATCAGATTTTCGGCACATTGCTGTTGCCCGGCTTAGTTGCTGCCTTCATGCAAACCCACTCTGAAATTGACTTGGAAATTGTTGTGACCAACGCTGTTTCAAATCTGCTGCAACGGGACGCTGACATTGCAATTCGCATGTTCCGACCAACGCAAAACGACTTGATCGCGCGCAAAGTTACTGATCTTCCAATGGGGCTTTATGCCCACAAAAATTATCTTGATCGCAATGACGCGCCCCAAACGCTTGCGGCTCTAAAACAGCATGTCTTGATCGGCCAGGATCGCAGCCCAACTTTGATAGCCGCCTTTCATTCAGCAGGGATAGATTTGACACGGGGCGATTTCAATTTTCGCTGCGACGATGATGTGGCCGCACTGCATGCGGTGCGCGCGGGCATTGGCATCGGCCCCCTTCACACTGGCATGGCCGCGCGCTGGCCGGATTTGGTGCGAATTCTGCCACAGCTAGACATCCCACCACTGCAGCTATGGCTCGCGTGTCATGCGGACGTCAGGCACAACAAACGTATACGTCTGGTTATGGATTTTTTGGCGCAAAAACTCAGTTCGCCCTATGCCAACTGCTCTATCTAG
- a CDS encoding N-acetylmuramoyl-L-alanine amidase — MGSEAIDIIQYPSGNFGPRRENARPSLVVIHYTAMSDAQSALDTLCNPNTEVSAHYLIAADGRVFQMVDEAARAWHAGAGRWGDITDVNSHSIGIELDNKGDHGFSEPLMASLELLLEGVLKRWDIKPKGVIAHSDLAPQRKIDPGKRFDWARLAKRDLALWPDDKISTEEWAQSARTFGYPLDCDPDPEKANNLCFQAFRSRFCPWKTGAEDAEDRRIMARLVAQATS; from the coding sequence ATGGGTTCCGAAGCGATTGATATCATTCAATATCCTTCTGGAAATTTTGGGCCGCGACGTGAAAACGCGCGGCCCTCTTTGGTGGTGATCCATTATACGGCGATGTCAGATGCGCAAAGCGCGCTTGACACCCTGTGCAACCCCAATACCGAAGTATCAGCCCACTACCTAATCGCTGCTGATGGGCGGGTTTTTCAGATGGTAGATGAAGCTGCGCGTGCTTGGCATGCGGGGGCAGGGCGCTGGGGCGACATCACGGATGTAAATTCTCATTCGATCGGAATCGAGCTTGATAACAAGGGCGATCACGGATTCTCCGAACCGCTGATGGCGTCTCTGGAACTGTTGCTTGAGGGGGTTTTGAAACGTTGGGATATTAAACCAAAAGGTGTGATTGCGCATTCTGACTTGGCACCGCAACGCAAAATTGATCCCGGGAAACGATTTGACTGGGCTCGGCTGGCAAAAAGGGATCTGGCCCTGTGGCCGGATGACAAAATAAGCACCGAAGAGTGGGCGCAATCGGCCAGAACTTTTGGGTACCCACTGGATTGTGATCCAGACCCAGAAAAGGCAAATAATCTTTGTTTTCAGGCGTTTAGATCAAGGTTTTGTCCTTGGAAAACGGGGGCAGAAGATGCCGAAGATCGCCGTATTATGGCGCGGCTTGTGGCGCAGGCTACGTCCTGA
- the gatA gene encoding Asp-tRNA(Asn)/Glu-tRNA(Gln) amidotransferase subunit GatA — protein MTDLNTLTLADARDKLRAKDVTSVELTQSCLDAAEASGALNAFVHNTPELALQQAKAADARLAEGDAPAMCGLPIGIKDLFCTKGVASQAGSRILEGFIPEYESTVTQNLFDAGSVMLGKLNMDEFAMGSSNETSVYGNAVSPWRRGNDTAALTPGGSSGGSAAAVAADICLAATGTDTGGSIRQPAAFTGIVGIKPTYGRCSRWGVVAFASSLDQAGPMTKSVRDAAIMLEAMSGHDPKDSTSAELAVPNFEAMLTGDIKGKKIGIPKEYRMDGMPEEIEKLWQDGTAMLKAAGAEIVDISLPHTKYALPSYYVIAPAEASSNLARYDGVRYGHRANLAAGDGITEMYEKTRAEGFGSEVQRRVMVGTYVLSAGFYDAYYNRARRVRALIKKDFDDVFAAGIDAILTPATPSAAFGLGEMNDADPVKMYLNDVFTVTVNLAGLPGISVPTGIDSQGLPLGLQLIGRPWEEGDLLNTAYALENAAGFIAKPGRWW, from the coding sequence ATGACGGATCTAAATACGCTTACACTGGCCGATGCACGCGACAAATTGCGTGCCAAGGATGTGACGTCGGTCGAGCTTACGCAATCTTGCCTAGACGCCGCCGAAGCTTCCGGGGCTCTCAATGCGTTTGTGCACAACACCCCTGAATTGGCTTTACAGCAAGCCAAAGCTGCAGATGCACGTTTGGCAGAAGGCGATGCGCCCGCGATGTGTGGCCTGCCCATTGGAATCAAAGACCTGTTCTGCACCAAGGGTGTCGCGAGCCAAGCTGGCAGCCGCATTCTGGAAGGGTTTATTCCTGAGTATGAATCCACTGTGACCCAGAACCTGTTTGACGCCGGGTCGGTTATGCTGGGCAAGTTGAACATGGACGAATTCGCCATGGGCAGCTCAAATGAAACTTCGGTTTACGGCAATGCAGTAAGCCCGTGGCGACGTGGTAATGACACCGCTGCCCTGACACCAGGCGGGTCATCAGGTGGATCAGCAGCAGCTGTGGCCGCCGATATTTGCCTCGCGGCAACCGGAACCGATACTGGTGGCTCTATTCGCCAACCGGCTGCTTTTACAGGGATTGTTGGGATCAAACCCACCTATGGGCGCTGTTCCCGTTGGGGTGTTGTGGCGTTTGCAAGCTCGCTTGACCAAGCTGGCCCAATGACCAAATCCGTGCGCGACGCTGCGATAATGCTAGAGGCAATGTCAGGTCACGACCCCAAAGATAGCACTTCTGCCGAATTGGCCGTGCCCAATTTTGAGGCGATGCTGACAGGCGATATCAAGGGGAAGAAAATCGGTATCCCAAAAGAATACCGTATGGATGGTATGCCAGAAGAAATCGAAAAACTCTGGCAAGACGGCACCGCTATGTTGAAAGCCGCGGGGGCGGAAATTGTTGATATTAGCCTGCCGCATACAAAATACGCTTTACCTTCCTATTACGTGATTGCGCCAGCTGAAGCCTCTTCCAATTTGGCGCGTTATGACGGTGTGCGGTATGGGCACCGCGCCAATTTGGCGGCAGGTGATGGCATCACTGAAATGTATGAAAAGACCCGTGCCGAGGGCTTTGGCTCAGAAGTTCAGCGCCGCGTCATGGTGGGCACCTATGTGCTGTCTGCTGGGTTTTATGATGCGTATTATAACCGGGCGCGTCGCGTGCGTGCCCTGATCAAAAAAGACTTTGATGATGTGTTCGCTGCGGGTATCGACGCGATCCTAACACCAGCAACGCCGTCCGCAGCCTTTGGATTGGGCGAAATGAACGACGCTGATCCGGTGAAAATGTATCTAAACGATGTCTTTACCGTCACCGTGAATCTGGCAGGGTTGCCAGGTATTTCCGTACCCACAGGCATCGACAGCCAAGGCTTGCCATTGGGCTTGCAGTTGATTGGCCGTCCTTGGGAAGAAGGCGATCTGCTAAATACCGCCTATGCGCTTGAAAACGCTGCTGGCTTTATAGCGAAACCAGGTCGTTGGTGGTAA
- the gatC gene encoding Asp-tRNA(Asn)/Glu-tRNA(Gln) amidotransferase subunit GatC → MSIDKDTAARVAKLARIKVEEDALPALAQEFNTILGFIEQLNEVDVEGVEPMTSVTPQRLKRRVDVVADGDQQKKILANAPDAREGFFAVPKVVE, encoded by the coding sequence ATGTCGATTGACAAGGACACCGCCGCACGCGTGGCAAAGCTCGCGCGTATTAAGGTTGAAGAGGATGCGCTGCCGGCCTTGGCGCAGGAATTTAACACAATCCTTGGGTTCATCGAGCAGTTGAACGAAGTTGATGTTGAGGGGGTCGAACCCATGACCTCTGTGACACCGCAGCGCCTGAAGCGCCGTGTTGATGTCGTGGCGGATGGTGACCAGCAGAAAAAAATATTGGCCAATGCGCCAGATGCGCGAGAAGGCTTTTTTGCCGTACCCAAGGTGGTTGAATAA